Proteins from one Synechococcales cyanobacterium CNB genomic window:
- a CDS encoding aminotransferase class V-fold PLP-dependent enzyme, translating into MQSRRAFLGALSVPAAALAAASGRLPMPRASAAEIVAELAATPGDPEAIARDETYWRHAQEAFTVDRSLINFNNGGVSPSPRWVQEAMRQHQELSNKAPAYYMWQVLEPRREVVRTRLARQWGVDAEEIAITRNSSEALQICQLGLDLGPGDEILTTTQDYPRMLTTFRQRERREGVVLRQFRIPVPAENPSEVVRLFEEHITPRTRVILACHMINLTGQILPVRGIVAMARRRGIPVIVDGAHALAHFDFLLSDLECDYYGVSLHKWLFAPHGTGLLYVRRDRIAGLWPMMAAPPEMEGDIRKFEEIGTHPAANFLAIAEALTFHQGLGPKRKEARMVFLRERWMERLAGLDRVRFHTSRRPGLACGIGTVQVEGIATGELNQWLWDRHRIFTTGIVHDEFEGLRVSPSVYSTLEEVERFCEAMEEAVKKGIA; encoded by the coding sequence ATGCAATCTCGCAGAGCGTTTCTCGGCGCGTTGAGCGTTCCCGCGGCCGCGCTGGCGGCGGCGTCCGGCCGGCTGCCGATGCCGCGCGCGTCGGCGGCCGAGATCGTCGCCGAACTCGCGGCCACGCCCGGCGACCCGGAGGCCATCGCCCGCGACGAGACCTACTGGCGCCACGCGCAGGAGGCGTTCACGGTCGATCGCAGCCTCATCAACTTCAACAACGGCGGGGTCAGCCCCTCGCCGCGCTGGGTGCAGGAGGCCATGCGCCAGCACCAGGAGCTCTCGAACAAGGCGCCGGCGTACTACATGTGGCAGGTCCTCGAACCGCGGCGCGAGGTCGTGCGCACGCGCCTGGCCCGGCAGTGGGGCGTGGACGCGGAGGAGATCGCTATCACGCGCAACTCCTCCGAGGCGCTGCAGATCTGCCAGCTGGGCCTGGACCTCGGGCCGGGCGACGAGATCCTCACGACCACGCAGGACTACCCGCGCATGCTCACGACCTTCCGCCAGCGCGAGCGGCGTGAGGGCGTCGTGCTCCGGCAGTTCAGGATTCCCGTCCCGGCGGAGAACCCGTCCGAGGTCGTGCGGCTGTTCGAGGAGCACATCACCCCGCGGACGCGCGTCATCCTCGCCTGCCACATGATCAACCTGACGGGGCAGATCCTGCCGGTCCGCGGGATCGTCGCCATGGCGCGGCGGCGGGGCATCCCGGTGATCGTGGACGGGGCGCACGCGCTCGCCCACTTCGACTTCCTGCTCTCCGACCTCGAGTGCGACTACTACGGGGTGAGCCTGCACAAGTGGCTCTTCGCCCCGCACGGGACGGGGCTGCTCTACGTCCGCCGCGACAGGATCGCGGGCCTGTGGCCGATGATGGCCGCGCCGCCCGAGATGGAGGGGGACATCCGCAAGTTCGAGGAGATCGGCACGCACCCGGCGGCGAACTTCCTCGCCATCGCCGAGGCGCTCACCTTCCACCAGGGCCTCGGCCCGAAGCGCAAGGAGGCCCGCATGGTCTTCCTGCGCGAGCGGTGGATGGAGCGGCTCGCCGGGCTGGACCGGGTGCGCTTCCACACCAGCCGCAGGCCGGGCCTCGCCTGCGGCATCGGGACGGTGCAGGTCGAGGGCATCGCCACCGGCGAGCTGAACCAGTGGCTCTGGGACCGCCACCGCATCTTCACCACGGGGATCGTCCACGACGAGTTCGAGGGGCTGCGCGTCTCGCCGAGCGTCTACAGCACGCTGGAAGAGGTGGAGCGCTTCTGCGAGGCGATGGAAGAGGCGGTGAAGAAGGGGATCGCCTGA
- the apaG gene encoding Co2+/Mg2+ efflux protein ApaG produces MSTRQSQTRGGGTNRCRGSEAVTRGIRVEVRPSYAPDQSHPASGKFVFAYRVRITNQSDQTVRLVSRRWIIIDADGGERIVEGDGVVGRRPELEPGGHFEYESFCPLETPWGTMQGTYFFEGETEPFEVRVARFYLVADEA; encoded by the coding sequence GTGAGCACGCGCCAGAGCCAGACCAGGGGAGGGGGCACGAACCGCTGCCGCGGGTCGGAGGCGGTGACGCGCGGCATCCGCGTCGAGGTCCGGCCGTCCTACGCCCCGGACCAGTCCCACCCCGCCTCGGGCAAGTTCGTCTTCGCGTACCGCGTGCGCATCACCAACCAGAGCGACCAGACCGTGCGGCTCGTCTCTCGCAGGTGGATCATCATCGACGCCGACGGCGGCGAGCGGATCGTCGAGGGCGACGGCGTCGTCGGGCGCCGCCCCGAACTCGAACCGGGCGGGCACTTCGAGTACGAGAGCTTCTGCCCGCTGGAGACGCCGTGGGGCACGATGCAGGGAACCTACTTCTTCGAGGGCGAGACCGAGCCGTTCGAGGTCCGCGTGGCGAGGTTCTACCTGGTGGCCGATGAAGCCTGA
- a CDS encoding GNAT family N-acetyltransferase, which produces MLRRALLWSAMPPTDSLAAPATQPDIDAVVRATSLAFAGAPDATEAWLRAAGLDNVRVLRDAGRPAASLVRVPMGQFFGGRSVPMLGIAAVAVPPERRGGGLARRLMIAALREAHADGFALSTLYASTQAFYRQVGYEQAGLLFRTTLPLRTIGVRDRSLPVRPLDAGDERAVRECYNSFASRFNGTLDRGPYCWTRTRELRGDRYAGFGVVAPDAPGRLDGYVFFAQRRKPDSGRHDVAVSDIAFTNARAGKRLLGLLADLATVGDDAAFHGPPLHPLLTLMDQQFHTSAFVDVWMLRIVRVREALEARGYPAHADATLTLDVSDDLTPDNAGPWTLRVRDGRASVERATGMRTLRLSIRGLAAMYAGLYSASQTVALGLAEGDAGALAAADAIFATNTPWMSDRF; this is translated from the coding sequence ATGCTGCGGCGTGCGTTGCTATGGTCTGCGATGCCTCCGACCGATTCGCTCGCCGCACCCGCAACACAACCCGACATCGACGCCGTGGTCCGCGCGACCTCGCTCGCCTTCGCCGGTGCGCCGGACGCGACCGAGGCGTGGCTGCGCGCGGCCGGCCTCGACAACGTGCGCGTGCTGCGCGATGCCGGCAGGCCTGCCGCAAGCCTGGTGCGTGTGCCGATGGGGCAGTTCTTCGGCGGGCGGTCGGTCCCGATGCTCGGCATCGCCGCGGTCGCCGTGCCGCCGGAGCGACGAGGGGGGGGGCTTGCCCGCCGCCTGATGATCGCCGCGTTGCGCGAGGCCCACGCCGACGGTTTCGCGCTCTCGACTCTCTACGCCTCCACGCAGGCGTTCTACCGCCAGGTCGGCTACGAGCAGGCGGGACTGCTCTTCCGCACGACGCTTCCGCTGCGCACCATCGGCGTGCGCGACCGGTCGCTGCCCGTCCGCCCGCTCGACGCCGGCGACGAGCGGGCGGTCCGCGAGTGCTACAACTCGTTCGCGTCGCGCTTCAACGGTACGTTGGACCGCGGGCCGTACTGCTGGACGCGGACGCGCGAACTGCGCGGCGATCGCTACGCAGGGTTCGGCGTGGTCGCGCCGGATGCGCCGGGCCGACTCGATGGGTACGTCTTCTTCGCGCAGCGGCGCAAGCCCGATTCGGGACGGCACGACGTCGCGGTCTCCGACATCGCCTTCACGAACGCCCGCGCGGGCAAACGCCTGCTCGGCTTGCTCGCCGACCTCGCCACCGTCGGCGACGACGCGGCCTTCCACGGCCCGCCGCTGCACCCGCTGCTCACGCTCATGGATCAGCAGTTCCACACCTCCGCCTTTGTTGACGTGTGGATGCTGCGCATCGTGCGTGTGCGCGAAGCCCTCGAAGCCCGCGGCTACCCCGCGCACGCCGACGCAACGCTCACGCTCGACGTTTCCGACGACCTCACCCCCGACAACGCGGGGCCGTGGACGCTCCGCGTGCGAGACGGACGCGCGAGCGTCGAACGCGCGACAGGCATGCGCACGCTCCGCCTGAGCATCCGCGGCCTGGCCGCGATGTACGCCGGTCTCTACTCCGCGTCGCAGACGGTTGCGCTCGGGCTGGCGGAGGGCGACGCCGGTGCGCTTGCCGCCGCCGACGCGATCTTCGCCACGAACACCCCCTGGATGTCCGACCGCTTCTGA
- a CDS encoding DUF1569 domain-containing protein — translation MSRASPPRRSVSCSSCRSCPSVRARARCWSTRQPARHRCKLPRPRRSRTVTAPAIDTRAVTDRRTLRFATTDELRREIERLAEAARAGTLRATGNWSLGQAFGHLAAWTDYAYDGYPPEARPPWFVKVVCRMMKKKFFTRGLPAGVRLPRVKGGTFGIDPLPLEEGRARLLRALGRLDSTPPPRPSPVFGPLSHDEWRRMNLAHAELHLSFFHPG, via the coding sequence ATCTCGCGGGCCTCGCCGCCGCGGCGGTCAGTGTCGTGTTCCTCGTGTCGCTCGTGCCCGTCCGTTCGCGCTCGCGCGCGCTGTTGGAGCACGCGACAGCCGGCGCGCCATCGCTGTAAGCTACCACGCCCTCGACGGAGCCGCACCGTGACCGCACCAGCCATCGACACCCGCGCCGTCACCGACCGCCGCACGCTCCGGTTCGCGACGACGGACGAACTCCGGCGCGAGATCGAACGGCTCGCCGAGGCCGCCCGGGCGGGCACGCTGCGCGCCACCGGGAACTGGTCGCTCGGCCAGGCGTTCGGCCACCTCGCCGCGTGGACCGACTACGCCTACGACGGGTACCCGCCCGAGGCTCGCCCGCCGTGGTTCGTCAAGGTGGTGTGCCGCATGATGAAGAAGAAGTTCTTCACCCGCGGCCTGCCCGCGGGCGTGCGCCTCCCCCGCGTGAAGGGCGGCACCTTCGGGATCGACCCGCTGCCGCTGGAGGAGGGACGCGCCCGGCTCCTCCGCGCGCTCGGCCGTCTCGACAGCACGCCCCCGCCGCGGCCCAGCCCCGTCTTCGGCCCGCTGTCGCACGACGAGTGGCGCCGCATGAACCTCGCCCACGCCGAACTGCACCTCTCCTTCTTCCATCCCGGCTGA
- a CDS encoding M20/M25/M40 family metallo-hydrolase, with amino-acid sequence MERTDRSPSPRRRAAFVLACAAAWSTPVHAQPGAPPAETVAAALEAVSAERLRRDVDTLAAFGTRHTLSDTESETRGIGAARRWLHAEFERAVAGSGREGDLAPRVWFDVHPVEPGGRIARAVEVVNVVCEIPGSSPEARFRHYYVLGHYDSRASDGSNTEGDAPGANDDASGVAACLELARVLAHMRLESTVVLMATAGEEQGLFGARLHALNARRQGRTIGAVLNNDTVGDPSAPGGRSARDRVRVFSEGVPVSMLMEQPRTAVVRDEEPETPESRLREARNRLFQVSMLRRDGGENDSPSRQLARYIAEVARQHATPVQPMLINRPDRYLRGGDHTPFNELGWPAVRFVEVYENYDRQHQDPRVEDGVQYGDLPEYVDAEYLADVTRLNAAVLVHLANAPSPPARPRLIVAGLSYDTTLRWDASPEPDVAGYEVVWRETTAHEWQHVRDVGDATEATINRSKDNWFFGVRAYDRDGYRSPVVTPTAATQ; translated from the coding sequence ATGGAACGCACCGATCGGTCCCCTTCGCCGCGTCGGCGAGCCGCGTTCGTGCTCGCGTGCGCCGCCGCCTGGAGCACACCCGTGCACGCACAGCCCGGGGCGCCGCCCGCCGAGACCGTCGCCGCGGCCCTCGAGGCCGTCTCCGCCGAGCGGCTGCGCCGCGACGTGGACACGCTCGCCGCCTTCGGCACGCGCCACACGCTCAGCGACACCGAGAGCGAGACCCGCGGCATCGGCGCGGCACGCCGATGGCTGCACGCCGAGTTCGAGCGCGCCGTCGCCGGCTCGGGGCGTGAGGGCGACCTCGCCCCGCGCGTCTGGTTCGACGTTCACCCCGTCGAGCCGGGCGGGCGCATCGCGCGTGCGGTCGAGGTCGTGAACGTCGTATGCGAAATCCCCGGCTCGTCGCCCGAGGCACGGTTCCGGCACTACTACGTGCTCGGGCACTACGACTCGCGCGCCAGCGACGGCAGCAACACCGAGGGCGATGCGCCGGGCGCGAACGACGACGCCTCGGGCGTGGCCGCGTGCCTCGAACTCGCGCGCGTCCTCGCGCACATGCGGCTCGAATCGACGGTCGTGCTGATGGCGACCGCCGGCGAGGAGCAGGGCCTGTTCGGCGCGCGCCTGCACGCCCTGAACGCCCGCCGCCAGGGCCGCACCATCGGCGCGGTCCTCAACAACGACACCGTCGGCGACCCCTCCGCGCCCGGCGGCCGCTCCGCCCGTGACCGGGTGCGCGTTTTCAGCGAGGGCGTGCCCGTTTCGATGCTGATGGAACAGCCTCGCACCGCCGTCGTCCGCGACGAGGAGCCTGAAACGCCCGAGTCCCGCCTGCGCGAGGCGCGGAACCGCCTCTTCCAGGTCTCCATGCTCCGGCGCGACGGCGGCGAGAACGACTCGCCCAGCCGCCAACTGGCCCGCTACATCGCCGAGGTCGCGCGACAGCACGCGACGCCCGTGCAGCCCATGCTCATCAACCGCCCCGATCGCTACCTCCGCGGCGGGGACCACACGCCGTTCAACGAACTCGGCTGGCCCGCCGTCCGATTCGTCGAGGTCTACGAGAACTACGACCGCCAGCACCAGGACCCGCGCGTCGAGGACGGCGTGCAGTACGGCGACCTGCCGGAGTACGTCGACGCCGAGTATCTCGCCGACGTGACGCGGCTGAACGCGGCCGTGCTGGTGCACCTGGCGAACGCGCCCTCGCCGCCCGCGCGCCCGCGCCTCATCGTCGCGGGGCTGTCGTACGACACGACGCTGCGCTGGGACGCCAGCCCCGAGCCGGACGTCGCCGGGTACGAGGTCGTGTGGCGCGAGACGACGGCCCACGAGTGGCAGCACGTGCGCGACGTGGGCGACGCGACCGAGGCCACCATCAACCGCAGCAAGGACAACTGGTTCTTCGGCGTCCGCGCCTACGACCGCGACGGCTACCGCAGCCCGGTCGTCACGCCCACGGCGGCGACGCAGTGA
- a CDS encoding citrate synthase (catalyzes the formation of citrate from acetyl-CoA and oxaloacetate): MTTATPTRGLEGVIAGETEICSVEQGALIYRGYEIHDLAENATFEEVAFLLLVGHKPSAEELRFFKDELVANRALPPQCVDYLRAAVPLLKQGSAVPMDVLRTCVSILGNTDAESQDNSPEANLRKAKRLTAKIPTIIGHMQNLIDGREIVSPNTGGDAKLGHAANLLYLMSGEKPSPEHAHVLDVSLILYAEHDYNASTFTSRVIAATLSDMHGAVTGAIAALKGPLHGGANEAAMEMLKEMRRDLGPENDPKKIDAWMQRAFAEKRKLMGFGHRVYKHGDHRASLLHALGRKIAEKKGPEFVRLFELGEHVQRIMAEQKQIYPNVDFPCGMTYYTMGIAVPQYTPIFVASRITGWCAHVMEQHANNRLIRPIAQYTGPRNLKWKG; encoded by the coding sequence ATGACGACGGCAACCCCCACCCGCGGCCTCGAGGGCGTAATCGCCGGCGAGACCGAGATCTGTTCGGTCGAGCAGGGCGCGCTCATCTATCGCGGGTACGAGATTCACGACCTGGCCGAGAACGCGACGTTCGAGGAGGTGGCGTTCCTGCTGCTCGTCGGGCACAAGCCCTCGGCCGAGGAACTCCGCTTCTTCAAGGACGAGTTGGTGGCGAACCGCGCGCTCCCGCCGCAGTGCGTGGACTACCTGCGGGCGGCCGTGCCGCTGCTCAAGCAAGGCTCGGCGGTGCCGATGGACGTCCTGCGGACGTGCGTGAGCATCCTCGGGAACACCGACGCCGAGAGCCAGGACAACTCGCCCGAGGCGAACCTGCGCAAGGCCAAGCGGCTGACGGCGAAGATCCCGACGATCATCGGGCACATGCAGAACCTGATCGACGGGCGCGAGATCGTCTCGCCGAACACGGGCGGCGACGCGAAGCTCGGGCACGCCGCGAACCTGCTCTACCTGATGAGCGGCGAGAAGCCCAGCCCCGAGCACGCGCACGTGCTGGACGTGTCGCTGATCCTCTACGCGGAGCACGACTACAACGCCAGCACCTTCACGAGCCGGGTGATCGCCGCGACGCTGAGCGACATGCACGGGGCGGTAACGGGCGCGATCGCCGCGCTCAAGGGGCCGCTGCACGGCGGGGCGAACGAGGCCGCGATGGAGATGCTCAAGGAGATGCGGCGCGACCTCGGGCCGGAGAACGACCCGAAGAAGATCGACGCGTGGATGCAGCGGGCCTTCGCGGAGAAGCGCAAGCTCATGGGCTTCGGGCACCGCGTCTACAAGCACGGCGACCACCGGGCGTCGCTGCTGCACGCGCTGGGGCGGAAGATCGCGGAGAAGAAGGGGCCGGAGTTCGTGAGGTTGTTCGAACTGGGCGAGCACGTGCAGCGGATCATGGCCGAGCAGAAGCAGATCTACCCGAACGTGGACTTCCCGTGCGGGATGACGTACTACACGATGGGGATCGCGGTGCCCCAGTACACGCCGATCTTCGTCGCGTCGCGGATCACCGGCTGGTGCGCGCACGTCATGGAGCAGCACGCGAACAACCGGCTGATCCGCCCGATCGCGCAGTACACCGGGCCGCGCAACCTGAAGTGGAAGGGCTGA
- the atpD gene encoding F0F1 ATP synthase subunit beta, with translation MATTGSITQVIGSTFDAQFPEDQLPDIYNALRVEAETPAGPLRLTGEVQQHLGGGRVRAVALGSTDGLRRGLPCVDTGQPVAVPVGEMVLGRVFNLLGDAIDKKPDLVDAPRRPIHREPPEFSQLNPNTEILVTGIKVIDLLCPFVRGGKIGLFGGAGVGKTVIIQEMIARVAREFGGYSVFCGVGERTREGNDLWLEMQHAEYTDEHGRTAHVIDKVAMVFGQMNEPPGARLRVALSGLTMAEEFRDASGKETMIFVDNIFRFTQAGSEVSALLGRMPSAVGYQPTLSTEMGELQERITSTSKGAITSVQAIYVPADDLTDPAPATAFAHLDAFVVLARGIAEKGIYPAVDPLASTSRILDPGIIGQRHYAVSRRVQQILQRYKDLQDIIAILGVDELSEEDKLTVSRARKIERFLSQPFFVAEQFTGFSGIYTPLEQTIDSFERLCNGEGDDLPESAFMYVGNLDDARAKAEKMAAGV, from the coding sequence ATGGCCACCACCGGCAGCATCACCCAGGTCATCGGCTCCACCTTCGACGCCCAGTTCCCCGAGGACCAGCTCCCCGACATCTACAACGCCCTCCGCGTCGAGGCCGAGACCCCCGCCGGCCCCCTCCGCCTCACCGGCGAGGTCCAGCAGCACCTCGGGGGCGGGCGCGTCCGGGCGGTGGCCCTCGGCTCGACGGACGGCCTGCGCCGCGGTCTGCCGTGCGTGGACACCGGCCAGCCCGTCGCCGTCCCGGTCGGCGAGATGGTGCTCGGCCGCGTCTTCAACCTGCTCGGCGACGCGATCGACAAGAAGCCCGACCTCGTGGACGCCCCGCGGCGGCCGATCCACCGCGAACCGCCCGAGTTCAGCCAGCTCAACCCCAACACCGAGATCCTGGTCACGGGCATCAAGGTCATCGACCTGCTCTGCCCGTTCGTCCGCGGCGGCAAGATCGGCCTCTTCGGCGGCGCGGGCGTCGGCAAGACCGTCATCATCCAGGAGATGATCGCACGCGTCGCCCGCGAGTTCGGCGGCTACTCCGTCTTCTGCGGCGTGGGCGAGCGCACCCGCGAGGGCAACGACCTCTGGCTCGAAATGCAGCACGCCGAATACACCGACGAGCACGGCAGGACCGCCCACGTCATCGACAAGGTCGCCATGGTCTTCGGCCAGATGAACGAGCCGCCCGGGGCGCGCCTCCGCGTCGCCCTCTCGGGCCTCACCATGGCCGAGGAGTTCCGCGACGCCTCCGGCAAGGAGACCATGATCTTCGTGGACAACATCTTCCGCTTCACGCAGGCGGGGTCCGAGGTGTCCGCGCTGCTGGGCCGCATGCCCAGCGCGGTGGGCTACCAGCCCACGCTCAGCACGGAGATGGGCGAGCTGCAGGAACGCATCACGTCGACGAGCAAGGGCGCGATCACGTCGGTGCAGGCGATCTACGTGCCCGCCGACGACCTGACCGACCCGGCCCCGGCCACGGCGTTCGCGCACCTCGACGCCTTCGTCGTGCTCGCCCGCGGCATCGCGGAGAAGGGCATCTACCCGGCCGTCGACCCGCTGGCCTCGACGTCGCGGATCCTCGACCCCGGCATCATCGGCCAGCGCCACTACGCGGTCAGCCGCCGCGTGCAGCAGATCCTCCAGCGCTACAAGGACCTCCAGGACATCATCGCCATCCTGGGCGTGGACGAACTGAGCGAGGAGGACAAGCTGACCGTGAGCCGGGCGCGCAAGATCGAGCGCTTCCTGAGCCAGCCGTTCTTCGTGGCCGAGCAGTTCACCGGCTTCTCCGGCATCTACACCCCGCTGGAGCAGACGATCGACTCGTTCGAGCGGCTGTGCAACGGCGAGGGCGACGACCTGCCGGAGAGCGCGTTCATGTACGTCGGCAACCTCGACGACGCCCGCGCCAAGGCGGAGAAGATGGCCGCGGGGGTGTGA
- a CDS encoding CHAD domain-containing protein, with the protein MRDDVLHDGDRGAPVHADLRRVADHRLVRARHGAAREQPADPPDRAVHRAAQPEVEGLSRLACGAVGPAAFPREGRAVAFRFGRREEIGAGVRRVVLEQLAKAERALAATRDDHERAVHEARKCITRARGTLRLVRHDAGDPFDAANAKLRKAAKSLSTSRDAAVTLAALDALAGTVEGAERVRDQFVGGARQDPAPPSDASVAHALHAVESARIEIEAVRFSASGFDLIEPGLRRAWKRARQAMFAAAGQPTDERLHEWRKRCKACHAHAKLLRRIRPKEMERLVTRLRDLCTALGEERDLALLADRLDSLGDGDATIRALIDGTKLRREALRLRAFALGETVFERGARRMTRRLARLYDGWKRDD; encoded by the coding sequence GTGCGGGATGACGTACTACACGATGGGGATCGCGGTGCCCCAGTACACGCCGATCTTCGTCGCGTCGCGGATCACCGGCTGGTGCGCGCACGTCATGGAGCAGCACGCGAACAACCGGCTGATCCGCCCGATCGCGCAGTACACCGGGCCGCGCAACCTGAAGTGGAAGGGCTGAGTCGTCTGGCGTGCGGGGCGGTCGGTCCGGCCGCTTTCCCGCGGGAGGGGCGTGCGGTGGCGTTCCGGTTCGGACGGCGCGAGGAGATCGGCGCGGGCGTTCGCCGGGTCGTGCTGGAACAGCTCGCCAAGGCCGAGCGAGCGCTCGCCGCGACGCGCGACGACCACGAGCGGGCCGTGCACGAGGCGCGCAAGTGCATCACGCGGGCTCGCGGCACGCTGCGGCTGGTGAGGCACGACGCGGGCGACCCCTTCGATGCCGCGAACGCGAAACTGCGCAAAGCGGCAAAGTCGCTCTCGACCAGCCGCGACGCCGCCGTGACGCTCGCGGCGCTCGATGCGCTGGCGGGAACCGTCGAGGGCGCGGAGCGCGTGAGAGATCAGTTCGTCGGCGGCGCACGGCAGGACCCCGCGCCGCCGTCCGACGCCTCCGTCGCCCACGCCCTGCACGCGGTCGAGTCGGCCCGAATCGAGATCGAGGCCGTGCGCTTTTCAGCGAGCGGTTTCGACCTGATCGAACCCGGTCTGCGGCGGGCGTGGAAGCGGGCGCGACAGGCAATGTTCGCCGCCGCCGGACAGCCGACCGACGAGCGGCTCCACGAGTGGCGCAAGCGATGCAAAGCCTGCCACGCGCACGCGAAACTGCTGCGGCGCATCCGGCCCAAGGAGATGGAACGGCTGGTCACGCGGCTTCGCGACCTCTGCACAGCGCTGGGCGAGGAACGAGACCTCGCGCTCCTGGCCGACCGGCTCGACTCGCTCGGCGACGGCGACGCCACGATCCGCGCGCTGATCGACGGGACGAAGCTCCGGAGGGAGGCGTTGCGACTCCGGGCGTTCGCGCTCGGCGAGACCGTCTTCGAACGCGGCGCGCGGCGGATGACGCGGAGGCTCGCCAGGCTCTACGACGGGTGGAAGCGCGACGACTGA
- a CDS encoding methylisocitrate lyase, translating to MSERVHPGVRLREAMGRGVVAAPGAFNGLCARAVARAGFEACYVSGAATSVCAGVPDVGLLTLEHFASVVREVADGSGLPVLADADTGFGEAEMVRRTVFEYERAGAAGLHLEDQVFPKRCGHLDGKALVPTDHMCEKVEWAAKASRDSSGGAFIVCARTDARGVDGFDAAVARAKAYVQAGAEMIFPEGLTGEDEFAAFAREVRPGGSKPFLLANMTEFGKTPMIPLARFGEMGYHLVIFPVTLLRVAMGAVTKALETLGREGSAESLLGGMQTRKDLYDLIGYEPGRAWEWPKP from the coding sequence ATGAGCGAGCGTGTGCATCCCGGGGTGCGTCTGCGTGAGGCGATGGGGCGCGGCGTGGTGGCGGCGCCGGGGGCCTTCAACGGGCTGTGCGCGCGCGCGGTGGCACGGGCGGGGTTCGAGGCGTGCTATGTGTCGGGCGCGGCGACGAGCGTGTGCGCGGGCGTGCCGGACGTCGGGCTGCTGACGCTCGAACATTTCGCGAGCGTGGTGCGCGAGGTGGCGGACGGGAGCGGGCTGCCCGTGCTCGCGGACGCCGACACGGGCTTCGGCGAGGCGGAGATGGTCCGCCGGACGGTGTTCGAGTACGAGCGGGCAGGCGCGGCGGGCCTGCACCTAGAGGACCAGGTCTTCCCCAAGCGGTGCGGGCACCTCGACGGCAAGGCGCTCGTGCCGACGGACCACATGTGCGAGAAGGTCGAGTGGGCCGCGAAGGCGTCGCGCGACTCCTCGGGGGGGGCGTTCATCGTGTGCGCGCGGACCGACGCACGCGGCGTGGATGGGTTTGACGCGGCCGTGGCACGGGCGAAGGCCTACGTGCAGGCCGGCGCGGAGATGATCTTCCCCGAAGGCCTGACAGGCGAAGATGAGTTCGCGGCCTTCGCGCGAGAAGTTCGGCCGGGCGGATCGAAGCCCTTCCTGCTGGCGAACATGACGGAGTTCGGGAAGACGCCGATGATCCCACTCGCGCGGTTCGGAGAGATGGGGTATCACCTCGTGATCTTCCCGGTGACGCTGCTGCGCGTGGCGATGGGGGCGGTGACGAAGGCGCTCGAAACGCTCGGGCGAGAAGGCTCGGCGGAATCGCTGCTGGGCGGGATGCAGACGCGCAAGGACCTGTACGACCTGATCGGGTACGAGCCAGGCAGGGCGTGGGAGTGGCCAAAGCCATAG